From the Halobacteriovorax sp. GB3 genome, the window TGGAAAGGCCATAAGGATATCAACAAATCTCATGATCACTTTTTCAATTTTTCCTTCATAGTATCCAGCGATGAGTCCTAGAAAGCTTCCTATTGTTACAGAAAGAAGAACAACAGCAAAACCGATGAAGAGAGAAATTCTCGCTCCAAAGATTAGACGTGTATATAAATCTCTTCCTAGATCATCTGTTCCTAGAATAAAAAACTTATCCCCAGCACTTTCAAATGGAGCGACTCTAAGAGCGCCCTGGATAATTTGGTCTGGAGTATAAGGAGTAAGCATTGGCGCAAATATTGCTAAAAAAAGGAAAAGAAGAATAATAATGAGACCACAGATGGCCCCTTTATTCTTTTTAAACCTTTTATAAAAATCTTTATCTATTAGTTGAATTGACATAATTTCCTACTTTCTAAGTCTTGGGTTAATGACAAGGTAAAGCGTGTCTACCATCGCATTAATAAAAACGATCATTGAAGCAATAAAGAGAAGTCCACCCTGAATAACTGGGTAGTCCCTCGCAGTAATACTTGCAACAAGCCATTTTCCAATTCCTGGCCAAGAGAAAATTGTCTCAGTAAGAATTGCACCTGTAATGATACTTCCAAACATTAGTCCAATAATGGTTACAATTGGAATGAGTGCATTTCTAAGGGCGTGATTGACGACAACTTTAACTGGAGAAAGACCTTTGGCCTTAGCAGTTCTAATAAAATCTTGTCCAAGAACTTCTAGCATACTCGATCTTGTCATTCTTGCGACGATAGCAAGAGGAATCGTTCCCATGGCAATTGATGGAAGAATAAGGTGTCTAATTGCACTAAAAAATGGTGCAATTCCTTCTTCACTCAATACCGTTGGGCTCAAAGTATCGATCAGATAAAAACCTGTAAGATTAGGAATATCGTAGATAACTTCAATTCTTCCCGAAACTGGTGTAATTCCCATTTGTACAGAGAAGATAAGAATCAGAATAAGGCCCCACCAAAAGATTGGCATTGAATATCCTGTTAGCGATCCTCCCATGAGAATGTAATCTAGGGGAGAGTTTCTTTTTACGGCCGCAATAACTCCAAGAGGAATTCCTAGAATAATGGCAAAGACCATTGCACAGATTCCAAGTTCAAGAGTTGCCGGAAAACGAGAAAAGAATTCTTCAACGACAGGTCTCTTAGAGACAATCGATAAACCTAACTCACCTTGAAACACTTGAGTGAGGTAGTTGAAGTATTGTTTATAAATTGGAAGGTCAAGTCCAAGGTTTCTTTTCATTTCCATGTAAACAGCAGGGTCTGCACCCCTTTCTCCTAACATGAGAAGAACTGGATCACCTGGAATAAGTCGAATAAGAAAAAAGGAAATGACCGAGATCCCTACAATTGTAGGGATCAGCGATAGCATTTTTTTTAGAAAGTGAGTCAACATTATTTAAGCTCTACGTATTTTAAAATATCATTACCAAGAGGATCAATTTTATATCCTCCAACCTTATTGCTCATAGCTCTAAAAACAATTGAGTGTGCAATTGGTACCCAAGGAGCTTGTTCTTTGAAAACAACTTGTGCTTGTCTGTAGAGTTCAGTTCTCTCTCTTACATCAGTTGTTGTCTTTGCTTTCATTACTAGGTCGTTAAATGGAGAGTAACACCACTTCGCATAGTTTGATCCAGCAGCTACTGCTGAACAACCTAGAAGCGTATTGAGGAAGTTGTCAGGGTCTCCATTGTCTCCTGTCCAACCCATCTGCAGCATTTCGTGTTCACCATCAGATGATTTTTTCAGGTAAGTTGGCCAGTCGTAACTAATAAGTTCAACTTTGATTCCAATCTTCGCAAGGTCAGCTTGCATAAGCTCACCCATCTTCTTTCCATTTGGGTTGTATGGGCGAGTAACTGGAAGGGTCCAAAGAGTCGTCTTAAATCCATCAGCATATCCTGCTTCTTTAAGAAGTTCTTTTGCTTGAGCAATGTTGTACTCATCATCTTTGATATCGTCATTATATGACCAGATCGTTGGAGGAAGAGGGTTCTTTGCTACTTGAGCGTGACCAAGGTAAATAGCATCAATATAGCTCGACTTATTTAGTGCCATTGAAATCGCTTTTCTAACCTTTACATTATCAAATGGCTTTTTCTCAGTATTCATTGCTAGGTAACCAACATTGAACCCTGGAGCTTGCATCAATTTAAGGTCTTTATTCTCTTTCATTGCTTGAAGATCTGCAGGAGATGGTTCAATCACAAGGTGACACTCACCAGTCTTTAGTTTTTGGTAACGAACTGATGCATCTGGTGTGATAGCAAAAACGAGACGATCAACTTTAGGCTTTCCTTCAAAGTACTTATCAAAGGCCTTGTACTTGATGAGATTGTCTTTGACATACTTTTGGAAAACATAGGCGCCTGTTCCAACAGGGTAGTTGTCGATGTCTTCTTTTTTGTCTTCTTTAACAAGCTTGTCAGCATACTCTTTTGAAAGAACACTCATAAAAGGCATGGCAAGGTTTGCTAAGAAAGGAGCTTCTGGCTTTGAAAGGATGATTGAAACAGTGTGCTCATCAACTTTTTGAACATCTTTAATAATATCGCCCATGGCCATACCGCTAAAATATTCATAGTTCCCACCACCAACTTTATGGAATGGATGATCTTTAGATCTCATTCTGTTAAAGCTGAAAATGATGTCATCTGCATTCATCTTACGAGTAGGCTTGAAGTAGCTTGTCGTGTGAAATTCAATGTCTTTTCTTAGGTTGAATGTGTAAGTTAATTTGTCATCAGAGATGGCCCATGAGCTAGCTAGAGCTGGAGTCAGTTCTGTTGTTCCATATTTAAACTCAACAAGTCTATTGTAGATTGTTTGTCCTGCAGCGTTGCTAGAAGTTCCATCTGTTGTGACTTGTGGGTTGAAGGCCGTAGGGCTTCCCTCTGAACAATATACAAATGTCTTGTTATCTGCTTTCTTTCCCGAACAAGCACTCAGTAAACCTGTTAGTGCAAGCAAAAGTCCGATATTACGAACCATTAGTTCCTCCCATTGTGTTGTGTGAATATATTATTTTTACAAGCGGACTGTAAGAAGACAACAACTTATCGCCGAAAAACCGATCTTTTTTGGCCAGTATTGCCGCACTCTCTTCTCTTGAATTGGATGCTGCGCTGCTTGGAAAAATAAAAAATGTGTGTGGTTTTATATCACGACTCAGCGACTCCTTGAGTCGTAAGAATTATTTTTGTCAACTTATTTAAAGAAATGATATTTATCTACCTGAAAAATCGAAGGTTATTAAAGTTTTTAGTAAAAAATGGTGAAAAATAATCATGCAAATAGACCAGAGAAAAGTTTTTTATTTGTAACTTTTTCAATAACGTCTATTTTTATGCCACTTTTTTTTGGAGTTGTGTATTTTGCCCTCACATACAGCTTAATAAGCTCGTGTTCACATTTTTGGGGGGTATAAAATGAGAAACACAAACCTTATGGCATTAGGCGTTAGTGCGCTTATTGGTCTATCTACAGTTGTAAGCCCTATGGCCTACGCACAATCTGAACAAATTGAAAATCAAAAGGAAGCTGAGGAAGGTCTTTCTCTTGGTGAGACTTACTATGTTACGGCGAACCGTCTAACTGTAAGATCACTAAATAAAACACCTCTTGGTTACCTAAACCGTTCTGATAAAGTTGAATTAGTCGACAATTCATCAGATCTTCCTGAAGGATATGTTCTTGTTAAAGTAACATACTCATTCAACTACGATGCTAAAGGAAAGAGAATTAGAGGGAATCAATACCTTGTTAGTTCTAAGTACCTAAGCGGTGAGAAAAATGACTACAGAAACTTTGATGGTAAGTATTTTGTTATTCAAAACTTAGCAACAGAAAGACTTAGAGTTTACGAAAAGCAGTGTAACGAAGACCAAGCATGTAAGCATAAGATGATTATGGAAACAGAAATGGTTGTCGGAGAAAATACAAGTGATGGTGGGACAAGAACTTATGTTGGATCTTACCGTCTTACTGAATGGGTTAAGTTTTACGAAGATGGTAAAGGTGAATACCCAGCTTGGTATAAAGAGGGATATCCATTTCCTCCTGGTCCAGAATCAGGTGCTATGACTTGGTTTAGAGATAAGTATATGCCAGAAGAAAATGGAAAGCCAAAAGGAAGTATGAGAGGTGCTTTTGGATGGTATGCCGCTCTTGTTGGTCCAAACCACAATTCTCAGTGGACACACGGAACGATTGGTTGGGGAGAGAACAAAGATGAGTTTATTCTTAAGACAAAGAAATTCTTTTCTAACGTTGTTTCTGATCCACGTTCACACGGTTGCTCAAGACTTAATAACGAAGCGATTGCTTTTTTAAGAGAGAAGCTTCCTGTTGGAACACCATTTATTAAAATCTATGCGAAAGAAGCACTTCTAGATGGCGATAGATTAGATTACCCAGAGAGAACAAATACTTGGGACTACATTCTAACAAAAGAGAGAACTTCAAAGGCCTACAGTTCTGATGAGCAAAAGGTTTTAGAGAGAGGTGTTTCTCAAGATATGTGGTTAGAGCAAGGAAGATTTGAATACGATGCGTATCCAAACCTTGTTTATTACACTCCTGCTAAGTCCCTTTGGGGATGGAGAGCGAAGCTCAAAGATAGAGGAAATGTTTATAAAGTGAGAAAGAAAGCAATGAGAGGGGTTTACTTCGTTGATGCTGGACTTCTTTTTGATTATCAGCACCCGATTGACTCTGAAAAGCACAACAAAATTGAAGTTGGTGGATTTAAAGATGAAGTTGCACCAAACTATATGTGGCTAAACAGAAAAGAGATCTCTCTAGACCGTATGTCTTGGGATGATCCTGAAGTGAAAAGAAAATATTACCAAAAGTAATCCTTTTTGAGAGAGGGATTATTTTATACCCCAAATGACTTAAGGTCCCGTTTATACGGGGCCTTTTTTTGTTCTAAAAATCAACACTTCTTCAGCTTTTCTTTTATATCCCGATAAGTTTATTGATATATGAGAAGAGGAATAAAATTCATTACCATATTGGCGACAACTTTCAGCTTAGTAAGCGCCCAAGCAAGGAATTGTTATGACACTCCTAAGGCCGCCTTGCGTGTTACTGATTCGGGCCTAGAGAAAGTGATTCGAAATTCTCTCGTTAACGGTAAAGAAGCGATGGAAAAAAGTCTATCCGCAGGTAAGCCTTTCGCTTTTCAAGTGAAAGCAAAAAGAGATAAGTGCACACGCGAAAAGTGGGAGGCCATGACTATTGGTGAATCATGGAAACACTGTGCTGGCTATCCTATGGCCCTTTCTGGACTGCCTGTCTCTATTAAAAAAATGCAAGACATGGGAAAACCTCTTCCAACTGATTTTGATTTTAATAATTTTAGAATAGATGAACTTAAACTTAAAGAGCCTCTAGTTAAGTGTCAGGGGCGATTGTGCGATATTGAAGTTCCCATTGAAAGAGTGAAGCTTAGAACGGATCTGAAGGGGAAAGATCTTTTTTATGATAAGACTTTTGTCGATATTGATGATCTTACGATAACGATTGATGAGAGTGAAAAAACGACACCTAAAGTGCGTTTTCAAGTGAAGCTAGGCGACGACAACTCAATTGAAAATTTCGTTTCATTTCCTGCTGATTTTTTAGGCGGAGATATGAAGAGTGAAAATCTAAAGTTAGGAGTAGGTGGAAAAGACTCTCTCTATGACTTTACAAGTGATAGGCTTAATAGCTTCTTGAAAAATGATTACTTCGTAAACGTTGTAACTGACTTTTATAAGTTATCAGAAGAGAAGTTTTCTCCTGATGGTGAGTTTAAGCACCTCAGTAAAGAGGCAAGAGAACAAAAGCAAAAAGAGTGGCTAAAGCAGAAAATCGAATTCGTAGAAAAGCAGATTATCGACTCTTCTGTTAAAAAGGGTCTTGAAGATGCAAATAAGTATTTAAAAAACGATGAAAGTAAGGCGCTCTTTTTTATATCAGATCAAATTGCTGATATGCAACTCCCAGTAGTAGATCAACTTTTCGGTAAGTTGATTCCAAAAATGGCCGAGAAAATTGAACCAAAAATTCGCGAGAAAATGGAACCGGCCATGAATAATCTACCT encodes:
- a CDS encoding L,D-transpeptidase, which encodes MRNTNLMALGVSALIGLSTVVSPMAYAQSEQIENQKEAEEGLSLGETYYVTANRLTVRSLNKTPLGYLNRSDKVELVDNSSDLPEGYVLVKVTYSFNYDAKGKRIRGNQYLVSSKYLSGEKNDYRNFDGKYFVIQNLATERLRVYEKQCNEDQACKHKMIMETEMVVGENTSDGGTRTYVGSYRLTEWVKFYEDGKGEYPAWYKEGYPFPPGPESGAMTWFRDKYMPEENGKPKGSMRGAFGWYAALVGPNHNSQWTHGTIGWGENKDEFILKTKKFFSNVVSDPRSHGCSRLNNEAIAFLREKLPVGTPFIKIYAKEALLDGDRLDYPERTNTWDYILTKERTSKAYSSDEQKVLERGVSQDMWLEQGRFEYDAYPNLVYYTPAKSLWGWRAKLKDRGNVYKVRKKAMRGVYFVDAGLLFDYQHPIDSEKHNKIEVGGFKDEVAPNYMWLNRKEISLDRMSWDDPEVKRKYYQK
- a CDS encoding ABC transporter substrate-binding protein; amino-acid sequence: MVRNIGLLLALTGLLSACSGKKADNKTFVYCSEGSPTAFNPQVTTDGTSSNAAGQTIYNRLVEFKYGTTELTPALASSWAISDDKLTYTFNLRKDIEFHTTSYFKPTRKMNADDIIFSFNRMRSKDHPFHKVGGGNYEYFSGMAMGDIIKDVQKVDEHTVSIILSKPEAPFLANLAMPFMSVLSKEYADKLVKEDKKEDIDNYPVGTGAYVFQKYVKDNLIKYKAFDKYFEGKPKVDRLVFAITPDASVRYQKLKTGECHLVIEPSPADLQAMKENKDLKLMQAPGFNVGYLAMNTEKKPFDNVKVRKAISMALNKSSYIDAIYLGHAQVAKNPLPPTIWSYNDDIKDDEYNIAQAKELLKEAGYADGFKTTLWTLPVTRPYNPNGKKMGELMQADLAKIGIKVELISYDWPTYLKKSSDGEHEMLQMGWTGDNGDPDNFLNTLLGCSAVAAGSNYAKWCYSPFNDLVMKAKTTTDVRERTELYRQAQVVFKEQAPWVPIAHSIVFRAMSNKVGGYKIDPLGNDILKYVELK
- a CDS encoding ABC transporter permease is translated as MLTHFLKKMLSLIPTIVGISVISFFLIRLIPGDPVLLMLGERGADPAVYMEMKRNLGLDLPIYKQYFNYLTQVFQGELGLSIVSKRPVVEEFFSRFPATLELGICAMVFAIILGIPLGVIAAVKRNSPLDYILMGGSLTGYSMPIFWWGLILILIFSVQMGITPVSGRIEVIYDIPNLTGFYLIDTLSPTVLSEEGIAPFFSAIRHLILPSIAMGTIPLAIVARMTRSSMLEVLGQDFIRTAKAKGLSPVKVVVNHALRNALIPIVTIIGLMFGSIITGAILTETIFSWPGIGKWLVASITARDYPVIQGGLLFIASMIVFINAMVDTLYLVINPRLRK